CACAAGCCTGTTAATGTGTATTGGACAGGTGAATTGTTAAGCTTTGGTTGTGCAATGACTATCATTCTCTACTCTCTCACTGATCCAAGTGGTGTACTATTATCCAGTGGATGAAAGCTCGCTAGttgctttaaaaagaaaaaaaaaaaaaaagaaaagggaaaaaaaaaactaatgctaataatttattatttaaaaaatgagacACTTTGTTGTGATGTTACGGCATctgtttggttttggttttttactTGTTTCTGAGCAGGTAACGCTTCAGTCTGtgagatttttattatgtttccaAATGGTGCACTTTGTGGGAATGCCTGTTATGTGCAGTGACATGTTGCAGAATTCTATGCATGAAGCATCAAAACCTGTGACTGGCATCCTGTTATTTAAGGGCTACGTAGTAGACTTTGATAAACCAAACCACCGTTTTGCTCTTCAGATCTGGTAGAGTCAGCGTTTCCCTGAGCTCATTGGTGGCTTTGAGCTGCTGACTCGACAGTAAACAACAATAGCTTCATAGAgctttctgtgtgtttcctaATGCAGGCTTTTCCAGTTTGGCTACATGACTGtgaggacaaaaaaaacaaaatgtgtacAGTAAATGACTTTGATGAAATTGCCAAATGATTCCTGATGCTACATCAGATTGATGCTTAAAAAAATTGACTCTGATTGGCATGCCGACGTGTAAAAAGTCAAACTTAattgtatttatgtttatttataaaaagCACTAATCTGCTTTGTGAACTACACCCACGTGGTGTGGTAATGTCTTTCAGGTTTAGGTGAACTATTGTGTCAGACTTTATAATTACAGTGTGAGGTCACAGAAACGAGCACCCTCGCTGCAGAGACaatctttggatttttttttaagacggCAGTGGCTCTCTCGGGTTGAGATGGTGTTGTCTATAAAAGGCGGCTCATGTTGATGtcatgttccttttttttgctggcTGTGAAATTGTTACTTAATTTGTTGGCGTCACGGGAGCACTGCACCTCACAGCTTACTCTCTGACTCAAAGATAGTTGTTTTGATCTTTGCATGGAAATAACTTTTCATAAAGCATCCTgggaaataaaacatgaatcttTGTGgaatctctgtgtttttgtggttcAGCTGACTCTGAGCTCTTTTTATCGCGCAGATAAACATgcagacactttattaggtacacatgcTCAACAGCATCTAGACATgatcaagatgacctgctgaagttcaaaccgagcatcaaaatggagaagaaaggtgatttaagtgactctgaaTGTGGGTTGGTttttggtgccagacaggctggtctgaatatttcagaaactgctgatctgctggcaTTTTaacacaaccatctctaaggtttacagagaatggccaAAGAAGAGTGAGCCACAATACCTTGTAGATGTCAGAGTTCATAGGAGAATAGCCAGACTACTTCAAGTTCATAGGAAGCATACAGTAACGCGCATAACATCACTCTAAATATTTTCATCAATTAGGTGTCTGTAGGGGTAAATTAAGACTCTCTAAACAACATACTTAAAGCATTAAGAACTCTGATAAAGTTACTAACACTTAGTATTGACTAGTCCATTGCTAATAAACTGCTCCCTGAAGGTTATTTAAAGGTTccacataaatgtgttttataaaatgttcctttaagGTTCTTTAAAAGTTGAAAATGACCACATTCAGGGAAGCTTTGGAAAATGTCCCCTCAGGGTTCTCTAAATGTTCAGAGAATGCTCCTAGcaggttttttaaaaagctggaaACGCACTTCAAAGAACCATTATCCAGTCTTCCGTGAAGGTTCTCTAAAGGTTTTACACAATATAAGCTTTGATGAATGTTATGAATGGCTTCAAAAACATTCATGAAATCCTCAGAGTACTAAAGGTTACTTTTACTAGTTCAAATGAAACAGAAAGTGCAAAATCTATGAAAAGACTTTCAGTAGAAATGTTACTGTGCTACTGCACTGGAGAAAACAACCATTTATTCAGTTTGATGGACCACAACACAGTTAACAATGTTGCAATATCTTTATTATTTAAGTACTGATGGACATGTTAAAAATATTCTTTCATATATTTTCCATGGTGCTGTTATCTGCTAAAAGTATATAAAACTATGGCATTTACAAACATAGAACCAACTGTtcagaacatttaaaaaacactaaATTGTGAAAGCTACAGGAAGCTACAGTGAACTAACAATCATGCAAATCTACAGTAAAGACCTACAGTTGACAAAATAAATAGTTGCAGTTTAGCCTCAGTGGCTGATAGAAAGGCCAATAGAGCGATAATGGCATGATGACTACAACATCAGATATTTTATATCTGAACAGGCTTTGTAACATGCTGGTACGAAAAGCTGTGGGGAGTCCTGCAGCAAAAGGCCTGTGTCATCGCAGTGTGTGAAATCACACCCTGCTCATTGTGACATCTATTTTGGTACCAACAGTTGATATAAAACGCTGTATTGTCACCGTGTTCCTGTGTTGGACAGCCTGTTGACTTGCAGACTACTCACCAAACTGTAATTGATTACTTTCAATTACATGGCAAATGCTAATAAATGCTGGTTCTAACATGAGGGTGCAAGTATTGGCTATAATCCACCATTTAGGCTGCAATTCAAGAGCTAGCCCAAGAGGGTTTGTCTATTAGGTCAGGACATCCAATTATAATGTATTTGTGAAGACTACTTGTAAACAATTGAGGAATGTATGGATTGGGTGAGAGACATCCGTATTTAAACAATTGAGGGTGCTACTTAATAATCAAAGGGTCATCAAAGGCCTGAACACAAAGTAAAGAAAGTCCTTTTTCAATACTTCCTGCCTCCATGTGATTCACAATCATCCACACATCTTCGGTTTTGCGCCTCGCTGATGGTGAAGAAGATCATTCTCCTCAGCTTCTTTTAAAGTTCCTGGCTACATGGTTGGGGAATCTCAGACATATTCCTTAGTGCTGCTTGGAGGGCCTGAGCGGGAACTGCCGATGGCTGGGTACTTGGACACTTGCTTCTTCCTTGGACAGGAAGCAGCCAACATGGCCCCACCTAAGACATCTAGGAGAGAACCGCCCCACGCGATGAAGATGGCCGCACCAAACTCAAACCTGGAAAGACAAGGCAACCAAAATCCTCAGCTTATGCACAAAGGCAAAACTGATGTGTTAATAAGGTAACCTGCACTGGTGTCATTTATGCAGTTGTTATGTTTCAAAAGCAAGTAGTGCATCAACACAAAGAGAGTAAGAGAGAGAACATATAGCATGAAAATAGCATTAAATCACAAGACTggcctttttaatgtttttttaagggATAGTAGACATGGACTGTCCCCAGAGCTCTATAGGCTGGTGtgagagataaaaaaaaaccttttctaCTATGAgctgtggctgtagctcaggcggtagagcaggtcatctactgatcggagggttggtggttcgattcctggcttcctctagtctgcatgccaaatattcttgggcaagatactaaccccaaattgctctccattgcatccatcggagtaggtgtgaatgttagttagaaaACACTAAGAAAATGTGCTTGtttgaatgcacaagttgtgttGAGTGCTCAGAAGGGTAGAAAAGCGCTagataagaaccagtccatttaccatgagCCTAATTCACCCAGTAGCATAAACACAGATTTAGTTTGAGCTGATCAGATGACATCCAGATTTTTATGTCACATAACTAGCTtatcactgctgtaaaagaACAAAATGCACTGTTCTCCCACAACAGTTTTAGCTACAGtactaaagaaaaaacacaatttttatggataataatacataaatgcatttaaatcacaataacagtaaaacagaaaaaaaggaaagaaatgggTGCTTTTAGATTGCTTACTTGGTGTTGACTGGAGTGTAGGGATTATAGAAAGCCCTGATGACATTGTGAGCAAACCAGGAGCACGCTACGATGGCACACAGCCCTGCAAGATCAAAAGTCGATCAACACATCGTCAAAGCCAGAGAAAGACCAGCCAGGCTTTTATTCCCTTTATATAGTCACCAGGCGGCTAGCTATTGACTCCAGAACAATTAGCTTTTAGTGTTTCTGTTCTCTTCAGAGCCAGTTAGAGCTCTGATCTTAGATTCAGTGCCAGGATTCATTCATTCTAATGACCTCTGGAGGGCCAGAGAAGATGAGTGGGTAGAAAGCTTTTTGGAGTGGGGATCAAACCTCCTCCCACCTACTGTATGATGTGCAGGACATCTAGGGAATTGTGCTTTGATGGAATTACATAACTGGATTGCATTATTTATTGGATCACAGGAAGCTACTACACTGAATGTGTATGTTTTATACAATATAGTGATGAAATACTGACAAACACAAACCAGTGAAAATCAtccttttgaaatatatttggAGAGGAAAACAACAATATTAGCATATTCCTCCAGCAAGCTCGTGTTGAGTGTAGCTTGGAGTTATTGTAACATATCTACTGTTTGTAATGCTTCCCGTCAACCAGGACATGGATGGAAAGgtaaatgttaaaatgtcatttttcccTGGAACATTAACTATAATAGTTTGATTCATTTCCTggtgtaaaaacaaacatttgggTTCAAAATGGCTATTTTACAATATGCTAGCTAGCAAAGCTGCAgtaagcagtgttgccaacttagcaaCTTtatatatttagcgagttttcagacccccttagcgactttttttctaaaaagcgactagcaacaaatctggcgactttttctggttttattggagacttatttatgacgactttttgacgtgaaagcacGTATCGCTCTTCTCAACAAGCAGCAGGTGCTGCTGTGGTCACCTCGCCCGTGCCAAAGCGCTCACACGGGTtgaggatagtcctcccccagctgctatcagggcaggagaaGTTCGAAGTTCGAACCTGTgtgtccaaactgcaaatgaatcacgcatgagcgaagccgctgctcccgcaccgactgtaacgcagtcagttcttcttttactgttatgttgttttgtggatcacaaggtttaaaactacttataaacacacacacacacacacacacacaaagtaactccaccagagtgcctatttcgggtcacttttgccggtccaagcctggacaaaggagcagggttggaattgtgacattaaaaaaaacaataattgctaaaattaatttaatttgtagttctaaataaattctaaatggatttaggatgttttttactcactttatgtctcttccaagatgttatttttctctcctacaacgtaggttacaattacattagcatgaccgATTGTGCATTtggcgacttctagcgacttttaggacagccaatagtgattttccttactgaggactTGGCAACACTGGCAGTAAGTTATCTGGAAAGCTAATTCAAAGCTAATTCTTCACCAAACATCTAACAACTGTCTTCACAAATATTAGCATGCTCTTCACAAATATTAGCATGCTAACTGGCTAAACCAAGATAGTTAATATGGTAAAGACTCTACCCAACATCAGCATGGTAGCATTGCGGTTATTAGCATTTTTGCTTAAAGTAACAAAGTACTGCCATATTTAAAAGTTGTAAAAAGTACACTTTTTCCTGGGGGGTAAAATATGATCAGACGTGTTTCACAAGGTTCTGTAAATGGTTTTAATAACTGACACATGTACTAAAGCTCAGAAAGCACAACAGCAAGCTTTTAAGATAAAGGTTTCTGAGTAAAATTAGCAAGTCTTCTGCATTACTGGTAATGCCAAAGTACTCTGAggatttatttttctcagtAGGTAATGCTGTAGCATGAcagattactttttattggAGGTAATCTTATAATGTAACAAGATATTTTTCAAAGCTAAATTAGCCCGCACAACATCATTGTATTACCATACACGACCCTATGTGAAAACCTTTGGATGATATAACATTTTGACAGTGCAAATTTTACACCAATCAGTCACTGGTCTTTGCCAAATTAGGTTCTTTGGTATGCTCCCTCACCTCCCACTAACAGGATGATGCCTCCTGTCATGGCAATGCGGGCCTTGCGTAGTCTGTCACTTCCTCCACAGGTGGTGCACTTCATTCCCATGCAGGCTACACCCAGACCTGCAATGGAAACAATGATGCCAACTATCATCAGGGCACGAGTGGCCTGGAGCGAACCTGGagcagaggaagagaaagaaaggcaACAGAAAACGATGAAGCAGAGGAAATGTAAGGGAACAGTGTGTTGCTGGGAGCCTGAGAATAAATGACCTTTTGTGTTGTGGAATGTGGGAGTGCATCTtgagaaaataatttattttgttttatacagtaatgtctaaaaagaaaaactaaactaaaatgagaCCATTTATAATAATCCTGTTGTTAAAGTGCAAATGTGGAgtcacaaaacagaaaataataaagaCTAACAAACAGGCTCCAACATATCAAGGAGGCTTTATGTGGCTGTCCAGGTTGTGAATTACATTCGCATTACCCTGTGAAGACATTTTAATGTGAGCTTTTCCTGGAAGGGAAACCATGGGATACACAtgagcacacacaaacagtacGAAGGAACACATCTTACGCCCTCGAATGTCTTCACTTTGAGGAGGCCCGTGGAAACATTGCTGTCATGATTCTCATCTGTCAGTGCCTCCCCTCCTCACACTATAAATCTATCACAGGGTGAGACCCCTTTTGTCTCTCCCCCCACTGTCCACCTATGGTAGAACCAGTCTGTGCCAGTCTAGGCCATCCCTGCTctgcccaaacaaacaaaaccttttgCAGTGAGGGAGGGATGGGTGGAGAGAGGCAGGGGAGAGGAGGATGCAGAAACAGAATATAAAACAGTGGGAAATGCCAAGCAACAGGGTGATTATACAGTAAAATGAGAGCAGAGAAGGATACACTGTATCCTGGCTTGgagtgtttttgctgttttacatATGCTAATAATGTTTGGTCGTGTGATTACGCTCTACAATGGGACGCTTGTAGGACACTGTAGCTTCTCTAGTATACAGCTTCTTTAGTTGTATACTTTATATACACCATGTGCAATGACACACGGTGTATAAGGCCATTATGCATTTGGTTAGCTCTGTTTTTATCTTATAGGTTGCGGTGGGTgg
The sequence above is a segment of the Oreochromis aureus strain Israel breed Guangdong linkage group 3, ZZ_aureus, whole genome shotgun sequence genome. Coding sequences within it:
- the cldn7a gene encoding claudin-7-A; protein product: MANSGIQLLGFFLSLIGIVGLIIGTILPQWKMSAYIGDNIITAVAMYQGLWMSCAFQSTGQLQCKIYDSILQLDSSLQATRALMIVGIIVSIAGLGVACMGMKCTTCGGSDRLRKARIAMTGGIILLVGGLCAIVACSWFAHNVIRAFYNPYTPVNTKFEFGAAIFIAWGGSLLDVLGGAMLAASCPRKKQVSKYPAIGSSRSGPPSSTKEYV